In Candidatus Palauibacter soopunensis, the sequence GTGCAGCTCAAGCGCGGCGGCGATCGGGCGGCCCCCGACGGGAACCGCGCCGCGATAGCCGATGCGGTCGATGGCGTCGGACACCGTGACCCCGTCCGGGTCCGTAGCGCCGAGGGCGTCCGCGAGGTCGAAGCGGGCCGAAAACACGCCCGAGCCCATCATGGCGGGCGGAAAACGGGCGCCTTCCTCGTTCGTCCAGTTCACCACCTCGATCGGACGAGCCGTCCGGACCCCGTGCTCCTCGAGCGTTTCCGCGACCTCCAGCGCCGCGAGGACGCCGAGCGGCCCGTCGAACCGGCCCCCCGTAGGCTGGCTGTCGAGGTGGCTCCCGAGCACGAGAGGGGGTCGGCTCTCGGCCGCCCCGGCGCCGCTTGCTTCCCGGCGGGCGAACATGTTGCCGATCCCGTCGACGGACACCGCGAGGCCCAGCGACTCGGCCCACGACCGGAAGAGATCGCGGGCTCGACGGTCCTCGTCGCTCAGCGCGAGGCGGTGGACGCCCCCGGCAGGAGTGGCTCCGATGCGCGCCATCTCCTCGAGGCGTCCCCAGAGCCGGTCTCCGTTCACCCGGAGTGAGGAGATCAATGGGCGGGGGGTGTCGTACCGGTGAGGATGGCCGTGACGAGGAGAAGCAGGCCCGCCGCGCTCAACTCGACCGTTACGGTCGGCGGGAGGCGGGGCGGATCCCCGGCGTCCGCGACTCGGCCGCGAGCGCGCCGCCAGTTGTACGCGCCGCAACCCACGATCGCGAGGAGGACGAGGAGCTTCAGACTCAGCGTCCGGCCGTAGGGTTCGGTCCAGAGCGCCGAGACCGCCCCGAGATGGAGCCACGCCGCGAAGAGTCCGGTGACCGCGATGACCGCCGCCGAGCCCAGCGCGAGCGGCGAGAAGGCCGAGATCCAGTCGACGACGCGTCGCTTCGATACCGAACCCCCCCGGCGCCGGCCGAAATAAAGGACTCCTGCCATCACGGCCAACGTGCCCAGCCACGCGCCTCCCGCCACCATGTGGAAGATGTCGGCGGTAATCGCGGGAGTGACGAAGTGTTCGGCACCCGCTGCATGCCCGGCCAACGCCGGCGTGTACGCGAGAAGAGCCACACACGCCGTCGCCGCGATCCAGCCGAATTCCGCTCGCGCGCCCCGCGTGGCGGCGAGCGCGAAAGCCAGCCCGGAGAGAACGACCGCGGCGACCTGTGTGAGCCACGCCCGACCCCAGGAAGTCCCGGCCACGAGCAGCCGAACCTCCGCCACCAGGGGTTCGAACGGATCGCGAAAGATGCTCGCCTCCGCCGCGAGGCGACCCAGGGCGCCCGCGCCGGCGAGCAGGACCGCGAGGGCGCCGATCCGCGCGGCCAGCCTTTCGGGCGCCACGCCGCCGGCTTCATCCTCCTCCGGCGCGAACCCGGGGAAACGCCGGAGGACGACCAGCTTGAAGGCCACCGCTCCGACCGCGACGAGGAGGCCCGCGAACAGCGCCCAACGCGAGAGCGTGCCGATCAGAAACCACATGTCGGTAACCAAATGGGCGAAGAGGGATTCGAACCCCCGACCTCCTGCTTGTAAGGCAGGCGCTCTGAACCGGCTGAGCTATTCGCCCCGAATCGCCCGCTAGCTGAGCTTGCGCCAGCCGAGGATCAATCCGGCGGGCAGGAACACCACATAGCCCAGGACGAGCAGGAGCGGTGCGGCCGTCACGGACCCCCGGTCGAGCAGCACGTACCCGGCGGCGATCGACGTGAGGCCGAGCGCGAACGCCACGTAGTTGGCCACTCCGAACTGGAGGCCTCGGGCGGGGGCGTCCCCGCTCCGCCGGTCGCGTCTTCCCTGATTCATGTGCGGACGCTAGACGTCCCTCCGACATGCGTCAACCGCCACGGAGGCGCGTTCCCGGC encodes:
- a CDS encoding CopD family protein; translated protein: MWFLIGTLSRWALFAGLLVAVGAVAFKLVVLRRFPGFAPEEDEAGGVAPERLAARIGALAVLLAGAGALGRLAAEASIFRDPFEPLVAEVRLLVAGTSWGRAWLTQVAAVVLSGLAFALAATRGARAEFGWIAATACVALLAYTPALAGHAAGAEHFVTPAITADIFHMVAGGAWLGTLAVMAGVLYFGRRRGGSVSKRRVVDWISAFSPLALGSAAVIAVTGLFAAWLHLGAVSALWTEPYGRTLSLKLLVLLAIVGCGAYNWRRARGRVADAGDPPRLPPTVTVELSAAGLLLLVTAILTGTTPPAH